From the genome of Flavobacterium luteolum, one region includes:
- a CDS encoding DUF4349 domain-containing protein: MRQLFFLSIFILIISGCSKSSTSNEENISIEAVKLPPKAGASSGDKDFDPVAAPPVKVKQEIEQKIIKEATLRFETDNLENTFKQIQKAVANSKARIINDSEGKDYETVFRNLIVKVPSQNFDRFISDVSKGVSYFEVKNISAQDVTEQYIDLTSRLKTKKKLEERYLEILKKANKVSEILEIEQQISTIREEIEAKEGQLKYLESRVSDSTITIEFYKTIPEKEGVKISYGSKLWNAVKSGFYTLSDLLISLLSAWPFVILFVVFAYFIRRKLKRRKKE; this comes from the coding sequence ATGCGTCAACTTTTCTTTTTATCTATTTTTATTTTAATTATTTCTGGGTGTAGTAAATCTTCTACTTCAAATGAAGAAAATATTTCTATTGAAGCAGTAAAATTACCTCCAAAAGCAGGAGCTAGTTCTGGTGATAAAGATTTTGATCCAGTAGCAGCGCCTCCTGTAAAAGTCAAACAAGAAATTGAACAGAAGATTATAAAGGAAGCGACATTACGATTTGAAACTGATAATCTTGAAAACACTTTCAAGCAAATTCAAAAAGCAGTTGCAAATAGTAAAGCAAGAATCATTAACGATTCTGAGGGAAAAGATTATGAAACCGTTTTTAGAAATCTAATTGTAAAAGTTCCGAGCCAAAATTTCGATCGTTTTATAAGTGATGTTTCTAAAGGCGTTTCATATTTTGAAGTTAAAAATATCTCCGCGCAAGATGTTACAGAGCAATATATTGATCTTACTTCGAGATTAAAAACCAAGAAAAAACTAGAAGAACGTTATCTTGAAATTTTAAAGAAAGCGAACAAAGTCAGTGAGATTTTAGAAATTGAACAACAGATTTCAACTATTCGAGAAGAAATTGAGGCTAAAGAAGGTCAGTTGAAATATCTCGAAAGTCGCGTTTCTGACAGCACGATTACCATTGAGTTTTATAAAACAATACCTGAGAAAGAAGGTGTTAAAATATCTTACGGTTCCAAACTTTGGAACGCAGTCAAATCGGGATTCTATACTTTATCCGATTTATTAATTTCATTATTAAGCGCTTGGCCGTTTGTAATTTTGTTTGTTGTATTTGCCTATTTTATAAGAAGAAAATTAAAAAGAAGAAAAAAAGAATAA
- a CDS encoding alpha/beta fold hydrolase, with product MNPKTPFLFFLFLCFTQSGISQTKTDAKQDSNNTFLTSDGVSLFLKVSGKGDACIFVHGGPGAWSKSFEEFGGNVLEDKLTMCYFDQRGCGRSGSPVDNNYSMDRMIDDIEEIRVHLKTDKVFVIGHSFGGILATKYAEKYPQHVKGLILLNATLDINDSLLNQIAFMGKTLGKDFTVKSKDSILSTFFEAKQQIKKADLDYKMLSDNRATVEKLDSIDNSEKRNSSFAQHALSGPLYFSDFTKETASIKVPTLIISGTKDNNIGPEHYRLFKFPSQEIKIINGGHILYYEQNKEFKNTIQSFAQKVR from the coding sequence ATGAATCCAAAAACTCCTTTTCTTTTCTTTCTATTTTTATGTTTTACTCAAAGCGGAATTTCCCAAACAAAAACAGATGCAAAACAAGATTCAAATAATACTTTTCTAACATCTGATGGAGTTTCTCTATTTCTGAAAGTTTCAGGAAAAGGTGATGCTTGTATTTTTGTGCATGGCGGTCCAGGCGCATGGAGCAAGTCTTTTGAAGAATTTGGCGGAAATGTGTTAGAAGATAAACTAACAATGTGTTATTTCGACCAAAGAGGTTGCGGTCGATCCGGATCTCCTGTAGACAACAATTACAGCATGGATAGAATGATTGATGATATTGAAGAAATTCGAGTTCATCTTAAAACGGATAAAGTATTTGTAATCGGGCATTCTTTCGGAGGAATTTTAGCTACTAAATATGCCGAAAAATATCCACAGCATGTAAAAGGCTTAATTCTATTGAATGCTACATTGGATATAAATGATTCTCTTCTTAATCAAATTGCTTTTATGGGTAAAACTCTAGGAAAAGATTTTACAGTAAAAAGTAAGGATTCAATTCTAAGTACTTTTTTTGAAGCTAAACAGCAAATTAAAAAAGCAGATCTCGATTATAAAATGCTTTCTGATAATAGAGCAACCGTTGAAAAACTGGACAGCATTGATAACAGTGAAAAAAGAAACTCTTCATTTGCGCAGCATGCATTAAGTGGTCCGTTATATTTTAGTGATTTTACAAAAGAAACAGCTTCGATTAAAGTTCCAACACTTATAATTTCAGGAACAAAAGACAACAATATTGGTCCAGAACATTATCGCCTGTTTAAATTCCCAAGCCAAGAAATTAAGATTATCAACGGCGGACATATTTTGTATTACGAACAAAATAAAGAGTTTAAAAACACCATTCAGTCATTTGCTCAGAAAGTTAGATAA
- a CDS encoding FeoB-associated Cys-rich membrane protein gives MFQEIIAFAILGFAVAFLIKKFFFKSKKKKDCGGGTDCGCS, from the coding sequence ATGTTTCAGGAAATAATAGCCTTTGCCATATTAGGATTTGCAGTTGCTTTTTTGATTAAGAAGTTTTTCTTTAAATCGAAAAAGAAAAAAGACTGCGGTGGCGGAACTGATTGTGGATGTTCATAA
- the rnpA gene encoding ribonuclease P protein component → MNFTYPKNERLKSKTTIGLLFSAGKSVSKYPLRLVYRQAEENSEEQTKIGVSVSKKYFKKAVDRNYFKRVLRETYRLNKHLLLDNMDQPYSIMLFYQTKERLSYEEINTKMIQLFEKFSAQINKPQDSDKKTEA, encoded by the coding sequence ATGAACTTTACATATCCTAAAAACGAGCGTTTAAAAAGCAAAACTACCATTGGATTACTGTTTTCCGCAGGAAAATCGGTTTCCAAATATCCGCTTCGTTTGGTTTACCGTCAAGCGGAAGAAAATTCAGAAGAACAAACCAAGATTGGTGTTTCGGTATCTAAGAAATACTTCAAGAAAGCTGTTGACCGCAATTACTTCAAAAGAGTTTTAAGAGAAACGTATCGTTTGAACAAACATTTGCTTTTGGATAACATGGATCAGCCCTATTCGATAATGCTTTTTTATCAGACCAAAGAACGTTTATCTTACGAAGAAATCAACACCAAAATGATTCAGTTATTTGAGAAATTTTCAGCTCAAATCAACAAACCGCAAGATTCTGATAAGAAAACTGAGGCGTAA
- a CDS encoding HD domain-containing protein, with protein MSDAALIIKTIAFVKEKLNDAEGGHDWFHIERVYKNALLIAKETECDLTIVQLGALLHDIADSKFHNGDETIGPKTARAFLEAENVSEDIIAHVVNIIENISYKGGNFEKKFSSVELDIVQDADRLDAIGAIGVARAFNYGGFKNRALYNPEIAPVTNMTKEEYKKNSAPTINHFYEKLLLLKDKMNTEKGKEIAAERHRFMETFLAQFYAEWEGLK; from the coding sequence ATGAGCGACGCAGCATTAATTATTAAAACCATTGCTTTTGTAAAAGAAAAACTAAACGATGCCGAAGGAGGCCACGACTGGTTTCATATTGAACGTGTTTATAAAAATGCGCTATTGATTGCAAAAGAAACAGAGTGCGATCTTACAATTGTGCAATTGGGTGCTTTACTGCATGATATTGCAGATAGTAAGTTTCATAATGGAGATGAAACTATTGGGCCAAAAACAGCAAGAGCGTTTTTAGAAGCCGAAAATGTTTCTGAAGATATAATTGCTCATGTAGTCAATATCATTGAAAATATCTCTTATAAAGGCGGAAATTTCGAAAAGAAATTCTCTTCTGTCGAATTGGATATTGTGCAAGATGCAGATCGTCTAGATGCCATTGGCGCTATTGGTGTTGCTAGAGCATTTAATTATGGCGGATTTAAGAATAGAGCTTTATACAATCCAGAAATTGCTCCTGTAACGAATATGACAAAGGAGGAGTACAAAAAGAACAGCGCTCCAACTATTAATCATTTCTACGAAAAGCTTTTACTTTTAAAAGACAAGATGAATACTGAAAAGGGAAAAGAAATCGCTGCCGAGAGACATCGTTTTATGGAAACTTTCCTTGCCCAATTTTATGCAGAATGGGAAGGGTTGAAGTAG
- a CDS encoding lysophospholipid acyltransferase family protein has protein sequence MEKIISYPISVIYYLLFGLCLAVFHPIQWICLNVFGYQAHKKSVDYLNFCLLKCTNLVGTRYTIEGVDTVPKGVPIIFVANHQSMYDIVAMIWYFRRFHCKFVSKKELGSGIPSVSFNLKYGGSVLIDRKDPKQAIPVIKGLSEYIEKNTRSAVIFPEGTRSKTGVPKEFAQSGLKILCKYAPSAYVVPVSINNSWKMVKFGFFPVGLGNHLKFTAHKALAVKDYKFEELMEITEKAVKEGINEYKQV, from the coding sequence ATGGAAAAAATTATTTCTTATCCAATATCGGTAATTTATTATTTATTATTTGGTTTATGTTTGGCTGTTTTTCACCCAATTCAGTGGATTTGTTTAAATGTTTTTGGTTACCAGGCTCACAAAAAAAGTGTTGATTATTTAAATTTCTGCCTTTTAAAATGTACCAATCTTGTCGGGACAAGATATACAATTGAAGGCGTGGATACGGTTCCGAAGGGTGTGCCAATTATTTTTGTGGCAAATCACCAAAGTATGTACGATATCGTGGCAATGATTTGGTACTTTAGACGTTTTCATTGTAAATTTGTAAGTAAGAAGGAGTTAGGAAGCGGAATTCCAAGTGTTTCTTTCAATTTGAAATACGGAGGATCTGTCTTAATTGACCGAAAAGACCCTAAACAAGCAATACCCGTTATTAAAGGCTTGTCTGAATATATCGAAAAAAACACAAGATCTGCCGTTATTTTCCCAGAAGGGACAAGAAGTAAAACGGGAGTACCAAAAGAATTTGCGCAAAGCGGTTTAAAAATTTTATGCAAATATGCACCATCTGCGTATGTTGTACCGGTAAGCATCAATAATTCTTGGAAAATGGTAAAATTTGGTTTTTTTCCTGTTGGTTTAGGAAATCACCTCAAATTTACAGCTCATAAAGCTTTGGCTGTTAAAGATTACAAGTTCGAAGAACTGATGGAGATAACTGAAAAAGCAGTTAAAGAAGGAATAAATGAATATAAACAGGTTTAA
- a CDS encoding acyl-ACP desaturase — MSIKNIRLEVMQFLEKNVDSFVEQYLIPVEKIWQPSDFLPDSQGENFFEEVKELREIAKELPYDFWVTLVGDTITEEALPTYESWLMDVEGIDQQEEGQGNGWAKWVRQWTGEENRHGDLLNKYLYLSGRVNMREIEMTTQHLINDGFDIGTGTDPYKNFVYTSFQELATYVSHNRVAQIAKKFGDNKLSKMCKMIAGDEMRHHHAYSEFVTRIFQVDPSEMMLAFQYMMKQKIVMPAHFLRESGQKISTAFEQFSDSAQRIGVYTANDYVEIMQKLINKWEIDKISNLTDEAEKARDYLMKLPARMAKISERIVIPQESHIFKWVEPARL, encoded by the coding sequence ATGTCTATAAAAAACATTAGATTAGAAGTAATGCAGTTTTTGGAGAAAAACGTGGATAGCTTCGTGGAACAGTATTTAATTCCAGTGGAAAAAATTTGGCAGCCGTCGGATTTCTTACCAGATTCTCAAGGAGAAAACTTCTTTGAAGAGGTAAAAGAATTACGTGAGATTGCTAAAGAACTTCCGTACGATTTCTGGGTTACGCTTGTTGGTGATACCATCACAGAGGAAGCATTGCCTACATATGAGTCATGGTTAATGGATGTTGAAGGAATAGATCAGCAGGAAGAAGGCCAAGGAAACGGTTGGGCCAAATGGGTGAGACAATGGACTGGAGAAGAAAACCGTCACGGAGATCTTTTAAATAAATACTTGTATTTGTCTGGTCGTGTAAACATGCGTGAAATCGAAATGACTACACAGCATTTAATCAACGATGGTTTTGATATTGGAACTGGAACTGACCCGTACAAGAACTTTGTATACACTAGTTTTCAGGAATTAGCAACTTATGTTTCGCACAATAGAGTAGCGCAGATAGCTAAGAAATTTGGCGATAACAAGTTGTCTAAAATGTGTAAAATGATTGCTGGAGACGAAATGCGTCACCACCATGCATACAGCGAATTTGTTACTAGAATTTTCCAAGTAGATCCTAGCGAAATGATGTTGGCTTTTCAATACATGATGAAGCAGAAAATCGTTATGCCGGCTCATTTCTTGAGAGAATCTGGTCAAAAAATAAGCACAGCTTTCGAACAGTTTTCTGATTCTGCACAACGTATTGGAGTTTACACTGCAAATGATTACGTTGAAATTATGCAGAAGTTAATCAACAAGTGGGAGATAGATAAAATCTCTAATTTGACTGATGAAGCAGAAAAAGCACGTGACTATTTAATGAAATTGCCTGCGAGAATGGCTAAAATTTCTGAAAGAATTGTTATTCCACAAGAATCGCATATCTTTAAATGGGTTGAACCAGCTAGACTTTAG